CAGCGTACGGTTCTTTTTGCGTCATTTGACATGGAATTACCCCCGTGTTTTTGTCACGCCCCGTATACGGCGCATTACCATCAAAATTCCGCGACTATGCGAAAAGCGTCGTTTTCACGTTATCGCTCCAATTTTAATACGCGCCTACTCGGCGGCTCTTTATCCCCTTTTACTGATTACTTTGTCGACAAGTCCGTAGGCGACAGCCTCTTCGGGCGACATAAAGTTGTCGCGCTCGGTGTCGGTTTCGATTTTTTTGACGGTTTGGCCGGTCATTTGTGCCAGCATATCGTTGAGTCTCTTGCGAGTATTGACCAAATGCTCGGCATGAATACGCACATCAGTGGCTTGACCGCGTGCACCGCCTAACGGTTGATGGATCATGATTTCCGAGTTTGGCAAAGCGTAGCGTTTTCCTTTTGCACCGGCAGCAAGCAAGAATGAACCCATGCTCGCCGCGATGCCCATGCAGATAGTGGAGACATCGCACTTGATAAACTGCATGGTGTCATAAATCATCATGCCAGCTGTGACCGAACCGCCGGGGCTATTGATATACAACTCGATGTCTTTATTGGCGTCGCTGGCTTCAAGGTAAAGCAACTGTGCCACAACGAGTGAAGCCGTTGCATCATTGACCTCATCGCTCAAAATAATAATTCTGTCGTTGAGCAGGCGCGAGAAAATGTCATATGAGCGTTCACCGCGGTTAGTTTGCTCGACAACCATTGGTACCAATGCCATTGTTTTGTCCTCCATGTTATCATATTCTTAAAGTGTGGGTGATTTGTCACTATATCATATTGACAGTGCAAACTTTGTCATTATTCAGCCGGTACGTCAGCTTTTTCAGCTGTTTTAATAGTTGCAGGCTTTTTAGCGGCGGGTTTCTTTGCCGCAGACTTGGCACTATCGGTTGATTTCGCAGTGGGCTTTTTTGCAGCCGGTTTGGCTTCGTCAGTTGACTTTGCGGCTGTCGGTTTCTTAGCAGCGGGCTTTTTTGCAGGTGCTTTTTTTGCCGCAGCGGGCTTCTTCTCTTTTTCTTCGACAGCTTCAGTGATTTTTGCGCTTGCTTTAACGGCCTCTATGGCGGCTTGGACACGCATATCGCGAATCAATGTCTTTTCATCCAGCATATCGCGGATCTTTGATTCCTCTGTCCGATAATCGACAGCCATTTTGGCAAAGCGTTCATTGAGCTGCTCGTCAGAGATTTCGATTTTTTCTTCGTCAGCGACACGACTCAGGGCTAAGTTGGTTTGAACATTACGCTCAGCTTGTGTTTTAAACTGCGCCATCAGCGCCTCTTGGTCCATGCCGGTGATTTGTATGTAGGTATTCATATCGATGCCTTGTGAGGCCAGCTGATAGTTGAAGTCTTCCACAATGCGTTCGACAGCGGCATCAATCATCGACTGTGGGATATCAGCTTTGAAGTCTTTGAGTAGGCCTTCAATTAGCTGTTCCTCAACAACGCGATCAATTTCGGATTGCAAGCGAGCTGTTTTTTCATCTTTGATTTGTGCACGAAGTTCATCCAGGGTGTCACAATCGGACAAGTCTTTTGCCAGTTCATCGTCGAGTTCAGGCAATGTTTTGCCTTTGACTTCATGGATTTTTACTTTGAATACGGCAGGCTGTCCTGCCAATTCATCGCTGTGATACGGGTCGGGGAAAGTTACATCAACGTCAAGCTCATCGCCAGCTTTCTTGCCAACGAGCTGTTCTTCAAATCCAGGAATAAAGTTGCCGCTTCCAAGTTCCAATGTTTGATTTTGCGCCGTCCCGCCGTCAAATTGTTTTTCATTGGAAAAACCGGCGTAGTCCATAACAACGATGTCGCCGTTTTCAGCAGCGCGTTCGACAACCTCAACACGCGCGTTACGAGTGCGCAGGCGGTCGAGCTCGGCGTCGACTTCTTCGTCTGTGACGACAACCGGCCTTGACTCGGCAGTCAAGCCCTTATATGCGCCAATTTCGGCTACGGGACGTACATCGACGGTAGCTTCAAAAACAAAGCCGCTTTCGTCGACTGAGACCATATTGACATCGGCGCGACCAACAACATCTAGCTCAGCCGCATCCGCCGCTTGGCGGTAGGCGTCTGGGTAGCAGATGTTAATGGCATCTTCGTAAAAGAAACTCTCGCCGTACATTTTTTCAATCATTTTGCGCGGGGCTTTACCAGGGCGGAAACCTTGGATTTTGATTTTACCGACATTCTTTTTGTAGGCTTCCTCGATGGCCGCGTTGAAGTCTTCGGCCGATACTTCAATGGTCAGTTTCGCCTGATTTTTTTCGAGGGTTTCAACGTTTTTGAGTGCCATGTGTTGTACTCCTTGTATTTACTAATAATTTCTAACATATAATTATACCATAAGTTTTAGCCATTGTCAAAGTCGAAAGGGTTTAAAGTTCAAAAAGTCGGCTGAAATGAGCTGGTAGTCAAGTCCACCGCGGACACCGAGCTTGGCACGATTACAGCTTTTGCCGTGCAAATGCCCGTAAAAACAGCGCATGACGTTATATTCCAACATTAAATCGACGACTTCTTTACAAGTGTAGCTTTCAATCATAGGCGGGTAATGCAGAAAGCAAGTGACTTCTTTGTCTGGATATTTTTGCGCTTCTTGGAGTGAGGTTCGCAGACGCATTAGCTCACGATTCATTATTTTGGCGCTGTGCTCGCCGCGCTCTTCTTCGTAAAACCAGCCGCGTGTGCCGCAGAACACAAATTCTTCACAAACATGCGCGTTGTTGTGCAGGAGTTTGAACTTGTGTAAACCGTGTGCGTTCCAAAAGTTTT
This window of the Oscillospiraceae bacterium genome carries:
- the clpP gene encoding ATP-dependent Clp endopeptidase proteolytic subunit ClpP — its product is MALVPMVVEQTNRGERSYDIFSRLLNDRIIILSDEVNDATASLVVAQLLYLEASDANKDIELYINSPGGSVTAGMMIYDTMQFIKCDVSTICMGIAASMGSFLLAAGAKGKRYALPNSEIMIHQPLGGARGQATDVRIHAEHLVNTRKRLNDMLAQMTGQTVKKIETDTERDNFMSPEEAVAYGLVDKVISKRG
- a CDS encoding metallophosphoesterase; translated protein: MAVYAIGDLHLSLSMNKPMDIFGGRWQNYMEKLNEGLSVLTDDDTLVLCGDFSWAMTLMQALPDFQYVHNFNCKTIYLVKGNHDYWWETANKMQNFWNAHGLHKFKLLHNNAHVCEEFVFCGTRGWFYEEERGEHSAKIMNRELMRLRTSLQEAQKYPDKEVTCFLHYPPMIESYTCKEVVDLMLEYNVMRCFYGHLHGKSCNRAKLGVRGGLDYQLISADFLNFKPFRL
- the tig gene encoding trigger factor yields the protein MALKNVETLEKNQAKLTIEVSAEDFNAAIEEAYKKNVGKIKIQGFRPGKAPRKMIEKMYGESFFYEDAINICYPDAYRQAADAAELDVVGRADVNMVSVDESGFVFEATVDVRPVAEIGAYKGLTAESRPVVVTDEEVDAELDRLRTRNARVEVVERAAENGDIVVMDYAGFSNEKQFDGGTAQNQTLELGSGNFIPGFEEQLVGKKAGDELDVDVTFPDPYHSDELAGQPAVFKVKIHEVKGKTLPELDDELAKDLSDCDTLDELRAQIKDEKTARLQSEIDRVVEEQLIEGLLKDFKADIPQSMIDAAVERIVEDFNYQLASQGIDMNTYIQITGMDQEALMAQFKTQAERNVQTNLALSRVADEEKIEISDEQLNERFAKMAVDYRTEESKIRDMLDEKTLIRDMRVQAAIEAVKASAKITEAVEEKEKKPAAAKKAPAKKPAAKKPTAAKSTDEAKPAAKKPTAKSTDSAKSAAKKPAAKKPATIKTAEKADVPAE